One genomic window of Clostridium taeniosporum includes the following:
- a CDS encoding pseudouridine synthase, with protein MEERLQKYMASCGVASRRKCEELILSGEVKVNGMIITELGTKVNPMKDKVEYKGNLITKEEKKVYIMLNKPEGYITSAKDEKGRKTVLDLVKVNERIYPIGRLDYDSSGLILLTNDGDIYNKIIHPREELNKKYISVVKGEVSKKDINSFKNGIDIGGYVTAPANLKVLNYEGGKSTIEVCIHEGKNRQIRKMCAALNHVVISLNRVSIGNLKLKYLKKGEWRELSTEELNYIRNL; from the coding sequence ATGGAAGAAAGATTACAAAAATATATGGCAAGTTGCGGAGTTGCATCAAGAAGAAAATGCGAAGAACTTATATTAAGTGGAGAAGTTAAAGTTAATGGTATGATAATAACTGAACTTGGAACTAAAGTAAATCCAATGAAAGATAAAGTTGAATATAAAGGAAATTTAATAACTAAGGAAGAAAAAAAGGTTTATATAATGCTTAATAAACCAGAAGGATACATAACTTCTGCAAAGGATGAAAAAGGACGTAAAACAGTTTTAGATTTAGTTAAAGTTAATGAAAGGATATATCCAATAGGAAGATTAGATTATGATAGTTCTGGACTTATATTATTAACAAATGATGGGGATATATATAATAAAATAATTCATCCAAGAGAAGAATTGAATAAAAAATATATATCAGTAGTTAAAGGTGAAGTATCCAAAAAAGATATAAATAGTTTTAAGAATGGAATTGATATTGGTGGATATGTAACAGCCCCAGCAAATCTTAAGGTTTTAAATTATGAAGGTGGAAAATCTACAATTGAAGTATGCATTCATGAAGGAAAGAATAGGCAGATTAGAAAGATGTGTGCAGCTTTAAATCATGTAGTAATATCTTTAAATAGAGTTTCAATAGGAAATCTTAAATTAAAGTATTTAAAAAAAGGTGAGTGGAGAGAATTAAGTACAGAGGAACTAAATTATATAAGAAACTTATAA
- a CDS encoding MurR/RpiR family transcriptional regulator has translation MDDINNDNNENTKDLMRIIQIKFSRLSKGQKLIAEYILKNYDKAAFMTAAKLGTSVGVSESTVVRFANELGFSGYPKLQKALQELIKNKLTTVQRIELQNDYYSDGDALKGVLKADIENIRATLEKINQNVFQNVVQNIFEAKRIYIIGLRSSTALAEFLGFYLNVILQNVRIVSYGISDIFEQMINIGEEDLVIGIGFPRYAAKTIDVLAFAQDRKAKVVAITDSLLSPLASKADNTLIAQSNMASFVDSLVAPLSVINALVIAVGMREKDSISTTFGSLEQIWKDYNVYSYNNRNVADD, from the coding sequence ATGGATGATATAAATAATGATAATAATGAAAATACTAAAGATTTGATGAGAATTATTCAAATTAAATTTTCAAGGCTTAGTAAGGGTCAAAAACTAATTGCAGAATACATATTAAAAAATTATGACAAAGCTGCATTTATGACAGCTGCGAAACTTGGAACATCTGTTGGAGTATCAGAATCCACAGTTGTACGATTTGCAAATGAATTAGGTTTTTCAGGATATCCTAAGCTTCAAAAAGCATTACAAGAACTTATAAAAAATAAGCTTACAACAGTTCAAAGAATAGAACTTCAAAATGATTATTATAGTGATGGAGATGCATTAAAAGGTGTACTTAAAGCTGATATTGAAAATATAAGAGCAACATTAGAAAAAATAAATCAAAATGTTTTTCAAAATGTTGTCCAAAATATATTTGAAGCAAAGAGAATATATATTATAGGTCTTAGAAGCTCAACTGCACTTGCAGAATTTTTAGGTTTTTACTTAAATGTAATTCTTCAAAATGTAAGAATTGTAAGTTATGGAATTTCTGATATTTTTGAGCAAATGATAAATATAGGAGAAGAGGACTTGGTTATTGGCATAGGCTTTCCAAGGTATGCAGCAAAAACTATAGATGTATTAGCTTTTGCCCAGGATAGAAAAGCAAAAGTAGTTGCAATAACAGATAGTTTATTATCACCTTTAGCATCTAAAGCAGATAATACTTTAATAGCTCAAAGTAATATGGCATCATTTGTGGATTCTTTAGTAGCACCATTATCTGTAATAAATGCTTTAGTTATTGCAGTAGGTATGAGAGAAAAAGATAGTATTTCAACTACATTTGGAAGTTTAGAACAAATATGGAAAGATTACAATGTATATTCTTATAATAATAGAAATGTAGCTGATGATTAA
- a CDS encoding late competence development ComFB family protein, whose product MDKVINYMEIWVKECMEKLLLKNNMCKCDKCKKDIFALALNNLKPYYVSTNKGEVMAKINGMYQQFETDIVIEVSKAIEIVKKYPKHLEERF is encoded by the coding sequence ATGGATAAAGTAATAAATTATATGGAAATATGGGTAAAGGAATGCATGGAAAAGTTATTATTAAAAAATAATATGTGTAAATGTGATAAATGTAAGAAAGATATTTTTGCACTAGCTCTTAATAATTTAAAACCATATTATGTATCAACAAATAAAGGTGAGGTAATGGCTAAAATAAATGGTATGTATCAGCAATTTGAAACTGATATAGTAATAGAAGTGTCTAAAGCAATAGAAATAGTGAAAAAATATCCAAAGCACTTAGAAGAAAGATTTTAA
- a CDS encoding alpha/beta hydrolase — MKNIMILIICIILLMIIISIILAGIYFYNLSVNKNVSKEAVFDDRKNASSKGINQSETSGEDSEIYKEWISKESNYEDIYIKSFDNLNLHGYKILNKIPSNKWVITVHGYTGEGLRMGSRAKRFYDMGYNIIIPNLRGHGKSEGNYIGMGWHDRKDILEWIDYIIKENQYSEIILYGISMGASTVMMTSGEQLPKNVKLIIEDCGYTSVWDEFSYQLKCMYKLPSFPLIHVSSIITKMRAGYSFKEASALEQVKKCNIPILFIHGDKDSFVPYNMLDKIYNAASCSKEKLVIKDAGHCKGDKVNPELYWDTIKKFIEKYT, encoded by the coding sequence ATGAAAAATATAATGATACTAATAATATGTATTATATTGCTAATGATTATTATTTCAATTATACTTGCAGGAATATATTTTTATAACTTATCTGTTAATAAAAATGTATCAAAAGAAGCAGTTTTTGATGATAGAAAAAATGCTAGTAGTAAAGGTATAAACCAAAGTGAAACTAGTGGTGAAGATAGCGAAATATATAAAGAATGGATTTCAAAAGAATCTAATTATGAGGATATATATATAAAATCTTTTGACAATTTAAATCTTCATGGTTATAAAATATTAAATAAAATACCTTCTAATAAATGGGTTATTACTGTCCATGGATATACTGGAGAAGGTCTTAGAATGGGAAGTAGAGCAAAAAGATTTTACGATATGGGATATAATATAATAATTCCTAATTTAAGAGGACATGGTAAAAGTGAAGGAAATTATATTGGAATGGGATGGCATGATAGAAAAGATATTCTTGAATGGATTGATTATATAATTAAAGAAAACCAATATAGTGAAATAATTTTATATGGAATTTCAATGGGAGCAAGTACTGTCATGATGACATCAGGAGAACAACTACCTAAAAATGTGAAACTTATAATTGAAGATTGTGGTTATACATCAGTTTGGGATGAATTTTCATATCAATTAAAGTGCATGTACAAATTACCATCATTTCCGTTAATTCATGTTTCTAGTATAATAACAAAAATGCGTGCAGGATATTCGTTTAAAGAAGCTTCTGCTTTAGAACAAGTTAAAAAGTGCAATATACCTATTTTGTTTATACATGGAGATAAAGATAGTTTTGTTCCTTATAATATGTTAGATAAAATCTATAATGCAGCAAGTTGTTCAAAAGAAAAATTAGTAATAAAAGATGCAGGGCACTGTAAAGGTGATAAAGTAAATCCTGAGCTATATTGGGATACTATTAAAAAGTTTATTGAAAAATATACTTAA
- a CDS encoding radical SAM protein has protein sequence MNYNKIIYRPPIESNTLLLQVTLGCSHNSCAYCNMYKNIKFQKENLKKIERDLKEASKLHKYDSRIYLLNGDPFILTTKELKSIATLINKYLPKCKTIAMYASIKSIKSKTLDELKELHELGINDLYIGLESGNDEVLLNINKGNNSKEALNELKKLDEAGIEYYCMVMTGIAGFGKGIRNAIDTAELLSKVNSKGIFPLSLLLMPGTKLYSDYLIGKFKEATELERLLELKTLIKNLNVNENTLFSSKHETNFIQMSGKLPRDKKEFIKRLDIILENYDEMRLKLEFNRNSRSL, from the coding sequence ATGAATTACAATAAGATTATTTATAGACCACCTATTGAATCAAATACTTTATTATTACAAGTAACTTTAGGTTGTTCACACAATAGCTGTGCATATTGCAATATGTACAAAAATATAAAATTTCAAAAAGAAAACTTAAAGAAAATAGAAAGAGATTTGAAGGAAGCAAGCAAATTACATAAATATGATTCAAGAATATATTTATTAAATGGAGATCCTTTTATTTTAACAACTAAAGAACTAAAAAGTATAGCCACTCTTATAAACAAATATTTACCTAAATGTAAAACAATAGCTATGTATGCTTCAATAAAAAGTATTAAATCAAAAACATTAGATGAATTAAAAGAATTACACGAATTAGGAATAAATGATTTGTATATTGGTTTAGAAAGTGGAAATGATGAAGTTTTATTAAATATTAATAAAGGAAATAATTCTAAGGAAGCATTAAATGAACTAAAGAAGTTAGATGAGGCAGGAATTGAATATTATTGTATGGTTATGACTGGTATTGCTGGTTTTGGAAAAGGAATTAGAAATGCTATTGATACTGCTGAATTGTTAAGCAAAGTAAATAGTAAAGGGATTTTCCCGTTATCATTGCTTTTAATGCCAGGAACAAAATTATATTCAGATTATTTAATTGGAAAATTTAAAGAGGCAACAGAATTAGAAAGATTATTAGAATTAAAGACCTTAATAAAAAATCTGAATGTTAATGAAAATACATTATTTAGTTCAAAGCATGAAACAAATTTTATTCAAATGTCAGGAAAATTACCAAGAGATAAAAAAGAATTTATAAAAAGATTAGATATAATATTAGAAAATTATGATGAAATGAGATTAAAACTTGAATTTAATAGGAATTCAAGAAGTTTATAA
- a CDS encoding metal-dependent hydrolase — protein sequence MNYKTHMNGGILGSIYLTSQMSNIELLPVSIFIGGSILGSLLPDIDHKSSYIGKKAKPVSRVINKLAGHRQLFHSPLLYLILYLVATYNIKDTYKLTFINGLFLGIGSHLVLDSLTVGGIPWFYPLSKKKISLGKIKTNSQLEFTFCGILIFVNIVILLDLLRITSIFTFTQH from the coding sequence ATGAATTATAAAACTCATATGAATGGAGGAATTTTAGGAAGTATCTACCTAACTTCACAAATGTCTAATATTGAATTATTACCAGTAAGTATATTTATCGGTGGATCAATACTGGGTAGTCTTTTACCTGATATTGACCATAAAAGTAGTTATATTGGTAAAAAAGCTAAACCAGTATCTAGAGTTATAAATAAATTGGCGGGACATAGACAGCTTTTCCATTCACCGTTATTATATTTAATATTATATTTAGTTGCTACATATAATATTAAGGATACATATAAACTTACTTTTATAAATGGATTGTTTTTAGGAATAGGTTCTCACTTAGTTTTAGATAGTCTTACTGTTGGAGGGATACCATGGTTTTATCCATTAAGCAAAAAGAAAATATCATTAGGTAAAATAAAAACTAATAGTCAGCTTGAATTTACTTTTTGTGGTATACTAATTTTTGTTAATATAGTAATATTGTTGGATTTATTGAGAATAACATCAATATTTACTTTTACACAACATTAG